The window TAGGGTAGGTGGGGAAACCTGCTTGCCTCCCGCTTTCGGAAAGGAGGAAGGGGGAGGTGTGAAGTCTTGTCGTACGCGGGTAGGATTTTGCGGGTTGACCTGAGCAGGGGCAAGGTCAGGGTTGAGGAGCTGTGTGTGGACACCGCGAGAGCCTTCATAGGCGGAAGGGGTTACGCTTCAAAGATCCTCTACGATGAGATAGATCCTAAGGTGGATCCTCTCTCTCCCGAAAATAAGCTGATTTTCGCTACCGGTCCTTTAACGGGTACTCCAGCTCCCACGGGCGGAAGATACATGGTTGTGACCAAGGGACCGCTTACTGGAACGATAGCCTGTAGTAATTCCGGGGGATTCTGGGGTGCTGAGCTGAAGAGCGCAGGCTACGATATGATCGTGTTTGAGGGAGCTGCGGATAAGCCTGTATATCTCTATATTAAGGACGATGAAGTTGAGCTTAGAGATGCCTCTCATCTTTGGGGACTTGATACCCACGCTACAACGGATAAGCTGCTTGAGGAGGTTAATGATAGTAGGGCGAAGGTGGCGTGTATAGGCCCAGCCGGCGAGAATCTCGTTAAAATAGCCTGTGTTATAAACGATAA is drawn from Synergistota bacterium and contains these coding sequences:
- a CDS encoding aldehyde ferredoxin oxidoreductase, encoding MSYAGRILRVDLSRGKVRVEELCVDTARAFIGGRGYASKILYDEIDPKVDPLSPENKLIFATGPLTGTPAPTGGRYMVVTKGPLTGTIACSNSGGFWGAELKSAGYDMIVFEGAADKPVYLYIKDDEVELRDASHLWGLDTHATTDKLLEEVNDSRAKVACIGPAGENLVKIACVIND